The genomic stretch CTTGAGTACCTTAATGGCCTCTTCTACAATTTCTGGCCCAATGCCGTCTCCAGGCAGAACGGCAATATTATACATTCTCTTTCATCCTCTCTGCTACATAGTTTATAAGTCCACCCGCGGCAATGATTTGCTGCATAAAAGGGGGTACTACCGTGGCTTGATACGATTCTCCTTTTGTCAGGTTGGTAATGACTCCGCTTTCCACATCAACGGAGACCTGATCACCCTCTTCAATACGTTCTGCAGCTTCCACTGATTCCAAGATCGGAAGACCGATATTAAAAGCGTTCCGGTAAAAAATCCGGGCAAAGGATTTGGCAATTACACAGGACACACCGGCAGCTTTTATGGAAATCGGGGCATGTTCCCTGGAACTGCCGCAGCCAAAGTTCTTATCTGCCACTATGATATCTCCCGCGTGCACTTTTTGCGGAAAAGCCGGGTCTGCATCCTCCATGCAGTGCTTGGCAAGTTCCTCCGGGTCAGAAGTATTTAAGTAGCGGGCCGGAATAATGGCATCAGTATCTATGTCCGCACCAAACTTCCATGCTTTACCTTTCAATTCCATTTACTCCACCTCCCAGGGACCGGCTATCCTGCCCATGATGGCTGAAGCTGCTGCCACAGCCGGGTTAGCAAGATAAACCTCACTTTCCGGGTGGCCCATCCGGCCCACAAAATTACGGTTAGTGGTAGCCAGTGAGCGCTCACCCTTGGCCAAAATTCCCATATAACCACCAAGGCAGGGTCCGCAGGTAGGGGTACTTACCGCTCCACCGGCATCAATAAAGATCTCAATTAAACCTTCACGTAAGGCCTGCTTATATATCTCCTGGGTGCCGGGGATAACAATCATCCGGATGTTCTTATGAACTTTTTTATCTTTCAGCAGCCGGGCTGCCAAACGCAGATCTTCTATTCTGCCGTTAGTACATGAGCCAATTACCACCTGGTCAAGCTCTACCTGCCCTGCTTCACTCACCGGTCGAGTGTTCTCAGGTAGATGCGGGAAAGCAACCAGAGGTTCAATCTTAGAAGCATCATAACGATATACATTGCTATACTGTGCGTCCGGATCACTTTGATAGAAAGTATACGGCTTTTTCACCCGGCCTTCCACATAGGCCCTGGTTATTTCATCCGGCGGTACAATACCGTTTTTACCACCGGCCTCAATAGCCATGTTGGCCATGGTAAAACGCCCGTCCATAGATAATTTTTCGATAGCCGGGCCGGTAAATTCCATAGCCTTGTATAAAGCACCGTCAACACCGATATCGCCAATGATGTGTAAAATTAAATCTTTACCTCCAACCCAGGGCCGGAGTTCCCCTTCAAAAACAAACTTAATAGTTTCAGGTACCTTAAGCCAGGTTTCACCTAAAGCCATAGCAGCTGCCAAATCTGTACTGCCTACCCCTGTGGAAAAGGCCCCCAGAGCACCATAGGTGCAGGTATGCGAATCAGCTCCTATTACCAGGTCCCCGGGACCCACCAATCCCTGTTCCGGTAAAAGGCAATGCTCAATGCCCATTTTACCGACATCAAAGAAATTAACGATATCATGTTTGTGGGCAAATTCTTTAACTGCCTTAGCCTGCTCAGCTGACTTAATATCTTTGGAAGGGATAAAATGATCCAGGACCAGGGCTACTTTTTCCCGGTCAAAGACCGAATTAACCCCGATTTTATTAAACTCTTTAATGGCCACCGGTGCGGTAATGTCATTTCCCAGAACCAGATCAACTTTTACATTAATCAATTCCCCCGGTTCCACTTTGTCCTTACCGGCATGAGCAGCCAGTATTTTCTCTGTTACAGTCATTCCCATTTTTCCAATTAATCCCCCTACCGGTCATATTCATATACTATTTTGTTAACTGCATCAACATATGCTTTAGCACTGGCCTCTAAAATATCAGTGCTGACTCCCCGACCAATATAAACTTTATCATTTCCGTTAGTGATTTTTACCGTAACATCTCCTAATGCATCTTTACCACCTGTAATGGCGTCCAGGGAATAATGCAGCAGTTTACAGCTAATACCGGTTATTTTATCTACCGCTTTATATATAGCATCCACCGGCCCGTCCCCACAAGCGGCCTCTTCCAGTAAGTCTTCTTTAGTAAGCAAACCTACTGTAGCCACCGGTACAATTGTGGTACCACTGGATATGTGTAAATACTCCAGGGAATATGTGGCAGGAACATGGCGGCGGGTTTCTTCCTCAACAATGGCCTCCAAATCTTGGTCAGTAATGGACTTCTTCTTATCGGCCAGTTCCTTAAAACGAACAAAAGCCTTATTAAGCTCATCTTCAGATAAAACATAGCCAAGCTCAGATAAACGCTCTCTAAAAGCGTGCCGACCGGAATGCTTACCTAACACCAGGTTAGTCTGGTTAATACCCACCATAGCCGGGTTCATAATTTCATATGTAGTACGTTCCTTTAACACACCGTCCTGGTGAATTCCGGATTCATGAGAAAAGGCATTTTTACCCACAATGGCTTTATTGGGCTGAACTACCATCCCTGTAAGTTTACTTACAAGTTTACTGGTACGATATATTTCCTCGGTACAAATATTGGTGTCATGGCCGTAAAAATCCTTACGTGTACGCAGTGCCATAACAACCTCTTCAAGGGCAGCATTTCCGGCCCTTTCTCCAATGCCGTTAATAGCACCCTCCACCTGGCGGGCACCGTTCATTATCGCAGAAAGGGAATTGGATACCGCAAGGCCAAGGTCATTATGACAGTGCACACTTATGATTGCCTTGTCTATGTTGGGTACTCTGTTCCGGATAGTTTTAATAAGTTGACCATACTCCTGTGGTGTCGCGTAACCAACAGTATCGGGAATATTAACTGTAGTAGCTCCGGCAGCAATTACCGCCTCCAGCACACGGCACAAGAAATCCGGGTCTGTACGTGAGCCGTCCTCTGCCGAGAATTCAACATCCGCAGTATATTTCTTGGCCCGCTTAACCGCCTCAACTGCTGCTTCCAATACCTGGTCCGGCTCCATTTTCAATTTATAGCGCATATGAATATCCGAGGTGGCAATAAATGTATGAATCCTTGACTGCTCCGCATCTTTAAGGGCCTCCCAGGCCCGGTCTATATCTTTAAAATTAGCCCGGGCCAGGCCCGCTACAGTAACCCCCCGGATTTCCCGGGCGATTCCCTGCACCGCCTCAAAATCTCCGGCTGATGCAATGGGAAAGCCAGCTTCTATAATGTCCACCCCTAGTACAGCTAACTGCCTTGCGATTTGAATTTTTTCGTTTAGATTTAGATTTACTCCCGGAGACTGCTCACCGTCCCTCAGGGTAGTATCAAAAATATATACACGCTGGCTCATTAATAATCCTCCTACCCCTCAATAGCCTCATTAATACTTTGTCCGGCAAGTACCATAGGATATACATTCTCATCCTCTTCAACAAAGCAGTTGACGATGGCCGGACCGTTAGAGCTTAGTACTTCCGATAAAATACTGTCAAGCTCCTCTTCGTTCTTAACGTCGTAACCCTTCATTTCATACACTTTGGCCAAAGCAGCAAAGTCAGGATGATAACTAAAGTCAACAGCCATATAGCGCTTATTATGATAAAACTCCTGCAGCTGACGCACCATACCCAGACGACCGTTATTCAGAATAATAACTTTAATAGGTAAATTCTGCTCTTTAATCGTAGCCAGTTCCTGCATATTCATCTGGAAGCTGCCGTCCCCGGAAATTAAAACTACAGTCTTATCCGGGCAGCCTATCTGTGCTCCCATGGCCGCCGGGAAACCGTAACCCATAGTGCCAAGTCCGCCGGAAGAAATAAAGGAACGCGGCTTTATATGATTATAATAATGGGCGGCCCACATCTGATGCTGGCCAACATCCGTACAAATAATAGTATTATCTTTGCTGTATTCATTTAATTTCTCAATTACCCGCTGGGGCTTTAAGCCCTCCCCGGCTGAATAATGTAAAGGATATTTTTTCTTTAGTTCCTCAAACCGGGCCAACCATTCCTGCTCGTTTTTCTGTTCCAATAACGGGAGCAGCTGCTGCAGGACAGTCTTTACATCTCCGGCCACAGCCAGGTGCACACGCACATTTTTACCAATCTCAGCCGGATCAATGTCTACATGAATCACACTGGCACCCGGTGCAAAACCGGCAATCTTTCCGGTAACCCGGTCATCAAAGCGTGCCCCCAGGGCAATTAACAAGTCACATTCCGTAACGATCATATTGGCATATTTGGCACCATGAAGTCCCAGCATTCCGGCAAACAGGGGATGATCCCCCGGGAAACCACCCAAACCAAGCAGTGTATGGGTAACCGGTGCGCCGATTTTCTCCGCCAGCACTTTAAGTTCATCATGGGCACCGGCACTGACTATACCGCCGCCGGCATAAATAATGGGGTGCTTGGACTTGTTAATCATCGCTGCAGCTTGCTCCACAACTTCCTGCTCAGCTCTATAGGCAGGATTATAGCCCCTTAATCTAATCTCTTCGATTTCCTCGTACTCAATTACGGCCGAAGTGACATCTTTAGGAAGGTCGATTAATACAGGCCCGGGTCTGCCTGTACGGGCTATATAAAAAGCTTCCCGCACAATCCGGGGTACCTGTCTGGGGTCTGTTACAAAATAGTTATGCTTAACAATGGGCATAGTTATACCGGTGATATCTACTTCCTGAAAAGCATCCGTTCCCACCATACTGGTTGCAACCTGACCGGTAAAAGCTACAATCGGTACGGAATCCATATAGGCATTGGCAATTCCGGTAACTAAGTTAGTAGCTCCCGGGCCGGATGTAGCCATACACACACCTACGCGTCCGGTAGCCCTTGCATAACCGTCGGCTGCATGCGCAGCCCCCTGTTCGTGACGTACCAGGACGTGCTTTATTTTATCGGAATTATAAAGAGCATCATATACTGGGAGGATTGCACCACCCGGATAGCCAAAGACGACTTCCACGTTTTCCTTTTCCAAACAACGAACCAGGGCTTCCGCGACAGTAATTCCCATATTAATTCCCCCCTATATATTAATTAAATAATTAAAAAAAATTCACCTGCCGCCGGACTCGGTATAAACCGAGTTCGGCCTGATTTTTGAAGTCTACTTATTCTTTTTCAGCCAGGGCATCATTTTTCTTAACTCAGCCCCGACAATTTCCATTGGGTGTTCCTGTTCCTGCTTACGAATAGCATTAAAGACCGGGCGGTTAGCCTGATTTTCTAAAATCCATTTTTTAGCAAACTCACCGTTTTGAATCTCCGCCAATACTTTTTTCATTTCTTTGCGGGTTTCTTCGGTAATAATACGTTTTCCGGTCATATAGTCACCATATTCAGCAGTGTTGCTGATGGAATAACGCATGAATTCCAAGCCGCCTTCATTGATTAAATCTACTATTAACTTCATTTCATGCAAACACTCGAAGTAAGCCATTTCAGGTGCATAACCGGCTTCTACAAGGGTATCAAAACCGGCTTTAATTAACTCACTGACGCCACCGCACAGTACAGCCTGCTCACCAAAAAGGTCTGTTTCAGTTTCTTCCTTAAAGCTTGTCTCGAATACACCGGCTCTGGTTCCGCCGATACCCTTAGCGTAAGCAAGACCGATATCTTTAGCTTTACCTGAATAATCTTGATATACAGCTACCAGGCAGGGTACCCCGGCTCCTTCCTCATACATCCGGCGCACCATGTGTCCCGGACTCTTGGGGGCCACCATTATTACATCAACATTTGCCGGTGGAACAATCTGACCAAAGTGGATGTTAAACCCATGGGAAAACATTAAAACATTGCCTTCAACCAGATTAGGAGCAATTTCTTCTTTGTACACCCGGGCCTGGGTTTCATCCGGCAATAAGATTTGAATAATGTCAGCCTGTGCAGCTGCCTCTGCTACGGTGGTCACAACAAAACCGGCAGCCTCGGCCTTCGGTCGGCTGGAACTGTCTTTTCTAAGACCGATAACTACGTCTACTCCGCTGTCTTTGAGGTTTTGTGCCTGGGCATGCCCCTGGCTGCCATAACCCATTACAGCAACTTTTTTGCCTTTAAGTAAATCTAAATTAGCATCTTGATCATAATAAACTTTTACCACGGAAAAGGACCTCCATTCAAATTAAGCTTCATTTTCCAGTGAAGTAGACTTACTTCCCCTTAACATGGCAATCTTTCCTGTACGTACTACTTCTTTAATACCGAAAGGTTTTAATGCTTCTTCCAGGCCGTTAATCTTATCGGCATCACCGGTGGCTTCAATCATTAATGTTTCCTGACCGATATCAACAATATGTGCCCTAAAGATATCGACAATCTGCATAATTTCCGGTCTGGCTTGGGCATCAGCATTAACCTTAATTATTATTAATTCCCGACCGACATATCTTTCAGAAGTAATATCATCAATTTTTATTACATCAATCAGCTTATCAAGCTGTTTACGCACTTGTTCTAAAACATGATTATCTCCTTCTACCACAATTGTCATACGAGATATAGTGGGGTCATCGGTTCTGCCAACTGCCAAACTGTCAATATTAAAACCACGCCGGCTAAACAGTCCGGACACACGGGCAAGTACACCCGGGTTATTTTCAACCAGTACAGCAAGGGTATGAAGCATTTTTAGAACCTCCTTTACTAACCAAGCATATCTTTCAAATCCGCACCCGCCGGAACCATTGGGAATACATTTTCCTCCTGCTCAACCACAAAATCCATTACAACAGGCTTGGGTATCGCCAAAGCCTCTTCCAGGGCAGGGGCAACCTCCTCACGCTTTGTTATGCGCATGCCGACTGCACCATAGGCCTCAGCAATTTTGACAAAATCAGGGTTCCCCTGCAGCCTGGTCTGGGAATAACGTTTATCAAAGAACAGATCCTGCCACTGCCTGACCATACCAAGAAAACCGTTATTCATAATGGCAATTTTAACCGGTAGGTTATAATTAACCGCTGTGGCCAGTTCCTGAATATTCATCTGGAAGCTGCCGTCACCGGAGATACCTAAAACAGTTTCACCCGGATAGGCTGCCTGTACTCCCAGTGCGGCAGGAAATCCGTAACCCATTGTGCCTAATCCACCGGATGTAAAGAAAGAACGGGGGCGCGCTAAAGTTAAGTATTGTGCCGCCCACATTTGGTGCTGGCCAACATCCGTAGTTATAAATACATTTCTATCACGGGTCAGACGGTCAATCTCCCGGATGACAAATTGAGGCTTCATTCCCTCGTCAACAAACTCCAAAGGATAATCCTTCTTCCAGGTTTCAATTTGTGTCTGCCATTCCGAAGGCTGCTTGGCTTTTATAAGACCTAATAACTTGCTCAAAGTAACCTTTACATCCCCAACAACAGGATAGTGCACACCAACATTTTTCCCAATTTCGGCAGGATCAATGTCTATATG from Desulfolucanica intricata encodes the following:
- the leuD gene encoding 3-isopropylmalate dehydratase small subunit, whose product is MELKGKAWKFGADIDTDAIIPARYLNTSDPEELAKHCMEDADPAFPQKVHAGDIIVADKNFGCGSSREHAPISIKAAGVSCVIAKSFARIFYRNAFNIGLPILESVEAAERIEEGDQVSVDVESGVITNLTKGESYQATVVPPFMQQIIAAGGLINYVAERMKENV
- the leuC gene encoding 3-isopropylmalate dehydratase large subunit, producing the protein MGMTVTEKILAAHAGKDKVEPGELINVKVDLVLGNDITAPVAIKEFNKIGVNSVFDREKVALVLDHFIPSKDIKSAEQAKAVKEFAHKHDIVNFFDVGKMGIEHCLLPEQGLVGPGDLVIGADSHTCTYGALGAFSTGVGSTDLAAAMALGETWLKVPETIKFVFEGELRPWVGGKDLILHIIGDIGVDGALYKAMEFTGPAIEKLSMDGRFTMANMAIEAGGKNGIVPPDEITRAYVEGRVKKPYTFYQSDPDAQYSNVYRYDASKIEPLVAFPHLPENTRPVSEAGQVELDQVVIGSCTNGRIEDLRLAARLLKDKKVHKNIRMIVIPGTQEIYKQALREGLIEIFIDAGGAVSTPTCGPCLGGYMGILAKGERSLATTNRNFVGRMGHPESEVYLANPAVAAASAIMGRIAGPWEVE
- a CDS encoding 2-isopropylmalate synthase — its product is MSQRVYIFDTTLRDGEQSPGVNLNLNEKIQIARQLAVLGVDIIEAGFPIASAGDFEAVQGIAREIRGVTVAGLARANFKDIDRAWEALKDAEQSRIHTFIATSDIHMRYKLKMEPDQVLEAAVEAVKRAKKYTADVEFSAEDGSRTDPDFLCRVLEAVIAAGATTVNIPDTVGYATPQEYGQLIKTIRNRVPNIDKAIISVHCHNDLGLAVSNSLSAIMNGARQVEGAINGIGERAGNAALEEVVMALRTRKDFYGHDTNICTEEIYRTSKLVSKLTGMVVQPNKAIVGKNAFSHESGIHQDGVLKERTTYEIMNPAMVGINQTNLVLGKHSGRHAFRERLSELGYVLSEDELNKAFVRFKELADKKKSITDQDLEAIVEEETRRHVPATYSLEYLHISSGTTIVPVATVGLLTKEDLLEEAACGDGPVDAIYKAVDKITGISCKLLHYSLDAITGGKDALGDVTVKITNGNDKVYIGRGVSTDILEASAKAYVDAVNKIVYEYDR
- the ilvB gene encoding biosynthetic-type acetolactate synthase large subunit; this translates as MGITVAEALVRCLEKENVEVVFGYPGGAILPVYDALYNSDKIKHVLVRHEQGAAHAADGYARATGRVGVCMATSGPGATNLVTGIANAYMDSVPIVAFTGQVATSMVGTDAFQEVDITGITMPIVKHNYFVTDPRQVPRIVREAFYIARTGRPGPVLIDLPKDVTSAVIEYEEIEEIRLRGYNPAYRAEQEVVEQAAAMINKSKHPIIYAGGGIVSAGAHDELKVLAEKIGAPVTHTLLGLGGFPGDHPLFAGMLGLHGAKYANMIVTECDLLIALGARFDDRVTGKIAGFAPGASVIHVDIDPAEIGKNVRVHLAVAGDVKTVLQQLLPLLEQKNEQEWLARFEELKKKYPLHYSAGEGLKPQRVIEKLNEYSKDNTIICTDVGQHQMWAAHYYNHIKPRSFISSGGLGTMGYGFPAAMGAQIGCPDKTVVLISGDGSFQMNMQELATIKEQNLPIKVIILNNGRLGMVRQLQEFYHNKRYMAVDFSYHPDFAALAKVYEMKGYDVKNEEELDSILSEVLSSNGPAIVNCFVEEDENVYPMVLAGQSINEAIEG
- the ilvC gene encoding ketol-acid reductoisomerase, with product MVKVYYDQDANLDLLKGKKVAVMGYGSQGHAQAQNLKDSGVDVVIGLRKDSSSRPKAEAAGFVVTTVAEAAAQADIIQILLPDETQARVYKEEIAPNLVEGNVLMFSHGFNIHFGQIVPPANVDVIMVAPKSPGHMVRRMYEEGAGVPCLVAVYQDYSGKAKDIGLAYAKGIGGTRAGVFETSFKEETETDLFGEQAVLCGGVSELIKAGFDTLVEAGYAPEMAYFECLHEMKLIVDLINEGGLEFMRYSISNTAEYGDYMTGKRIITEETRKEMKKVLAEIQNGEFAKKWILENQANRPVFNAIRKQEQEHPMEIVGAELRKMMPWLKKNK
- the ilvN gene encoding acetolactate synthase small subunit; amino-acid sequence: MLHTLAVLVENNPGVLARVSGLFSRRGFNIDSLAVGRTDDPTISRMTIVVEGDNHVLEQVRKQLDKLIDVIKIDDITSERYVGRELIIIKVNADAQARPEIMQIVDIFRAHIVDIGQETLMIEATGDADKINGLEEALKPFGIKEVVRTGKIAMLRGSKSTSLENEA